A stretch of DNA from Campylobacter concisus:
TATGAGATGAGTAAGATAGCGATCACGTGGATAAAGACTTGTAAATTTAAAAATTTTTCATTGCCACTTATTAGATAATAAATTTCAAAGCCTAAAATACCAAACAAAAAGCCAAGCACGCCAAATTGATCATCATTTTTATCTCGCCAGATCATATAAACACAAAGCAAAACCAAGTAAAACCAAAAAAGAGCGATAAAGCAGTGTGCTAAAAATAGGCTAAAAAATGCCAATATAAAGCTTATGAAAAAGAGTGAAAATAATATATAGGCGTGTATTTTTAAAGATGCTTGAAAATTTGTCCAATCAGTTAGTCCAGTTAGCAAAAATCCAGCATAAGCAAGCGCTAAAAAAAGTTGCAAAAATATAAATTTATGCAAACTCACAAAATCAGTTGGAGTAAAAAACACACTAGCACCAAGAACCGCACAGGCGGCACTCATTAAGAAAAATATCCTCATAGGATGAGTAAAAAAGTTATTAATCATAATAAATTTGCCCTTTGAAATTTTCATCTATCATCTTGCTAATAAACGTAAAATCGCGCTCTTTGAAATCTTTGTCTATTTCAAGTTCTCTTTGTATGACTGCACCTTTACTTGATAGGAAATAAATTCTATTTGACATCTTCACAGCTTCCATTCTATCGTGCGTGACAAGAACTACACTCATACCTTCGCTCACTCTTTGGCCAATAATTTCAATTAAAATTTCTTTCATATCATAATCAAGCCCAGAAAAAGGCTCATCCATCAAAAGTAGATCAGGTTTTGTCACGACCGCTCTTACGAAAGCGACCCTTTGTCTCATGCCACCGCTTAGCTCACTTGGGTATTTTAAAGTGTCCTTTTGACTTAGTCCAACCTTTTTAAAAAGCTCTAAAACGGCGTTAATGTCTGGTTTATCCATAACTAAAAGCACATTTTCAAGAGCATTTTTCCATGTAAGTAGGCGATTTTCTTGGAAAAAATATGTAGTCTTTTTAAAGCTATTAAAAATTTTCCCTTTTCTAGGCTCATTTAGTCCGCTAATAAGCCGAAGTATCGTCGTTTTGCCACATCCAGATGGCCCAAAAAGCGTCACTACCTCGCCACCTTTTACATTTAGGCTAAAATTCCTTACGACCTTATCTCTTAAAATTTCATACTCTACATTTTTAAGCTCAAGCATCATCTTCTCCAAGGCATCAAAGCTATTTTTAGTGGCTCGATGATGAGGTATTCAAAGAGCATGATAAGAGTGATGCTTAAAAGAACATACGCCATTACCTCGGTTGTTTCAAGCATTGCTCTTGCATTTGCTATCTTTGCTCCCATGCCGTTATTTGCACCTAGTAGCTCAGCCATTATGACTATCTTTACACCCATTGCGACAGCTACGCTAATAGAGCTTATTATGTAGCTCGTAAGATGTGGGATGTAAAGGTGTCTTATCTTTTTTAAAATTCCTAGATTATAAGCGTCAAACATCTCTTTTAGCTCCTCATCTACGCTACTCATAGCAACTGCTGAGCTTGCAAAAGTAAGCGGTAAAACGGTTATAAAGATAGTAAAAACGGTACTAAAATTTCCAAATCCAAACCAAAAAATAGCAAGCACTATCCAAATAATCGGTGGCATCGACAAAAGCAAGGTAATAACAGGCTTTAAAAAGGCTGCAAAACTTTTAAAGCTACCTGCTATTAGCCCTAAAAATATACCAAAAAATGTTGCCGAGCAAACTCCAATCAGTGATCTGCAAAGAGTTATGTTTATCTCGCTGTTTTTGTAATCTTTTAAAATTTCACAGGCTTTTAAAAATACATCTTTTGGTGGCGGAAGCAAGAGTGGGGAGCTAAACTCGCTTCCCACTTGCCAAATGGCTAAGATCAAAAAAACTACGGCAAATCCGCTAAATCCGCCCCAAAAATAGTCAATTATTTTTAAAAAGCTTGAGCGATCTTTTTTAATGCCATCAATTAGTATCATAAAAATAGACCTTTATCTGGCATCTTGCCACCTAGAAATTTTGGATTAAACTGATAAATTTCTTCAAAAAACGCCATGATCTCATTTTGTAGTTCATTTGCTTTTGTTACTGTTAGATTTGCCTTGTCAAAGGCATTTGCAAGTGCTACTTCTGGAGCTGGCAAGTAGCTTGAGCCTATCTTTGCTGCACTTTGTTTGTTTTCAAGTATCCATGAAAGTGCATTTTTAAGATCGCTATGAAGCGTGTCAAATAGACTTAAGTTTTTCTCGTAAAAGCCTCTTTCTACGATAATGCCAGCCATTGGGATTATCGGTTTTGTACCAAAACTCTCGCCCCAAATTTTTGGAAAATCAACTGAGTAATGCACGCTAACGCCTGCTTTTTTACCGCGCAAAATAGTCGCTTCGCCAAGAGGTTGTGGAACTATTAAAACGTCAAAATCTTTTTGTAAAAATAAAAGCAGTGCCTCTGGAGGCGTTGCTGTATAAGTGATATCTATCTTGCTAACGTCTATACCTCGCTTCTTGCAAAGTGCCCTTAGGACAAGATCAGGCATATCACCTCGAAATGGCATGACTAGCTTTTTGCCTACAAAATCTTCTAAATTTTTGATCTTTTCATCCTTAACCATAGCGTTCATTACGCCAAGAGTCAGTAAATTTAACATAGCAAAATCAAGCCCTTGGTTTCTTAAATTTGCAGCGACATTTGATGGTGACATTGTGACTTTAATATCTCCACTAGCTACGCCTGCACGAAGCTGATCTGGTGTTTTCCAGATATTTAGGCTTACATCATAAGTTTTATTTAGCTCCCCTTGCAGCGCAGCAACTGCCATGATAACGCTTGGGATCGCTGGTGCGCCCCACATAGTAAAGCTCTCTTTTGCAAATAAATTTGGTGCAAATGCGCTAACGCCTAAAGCTGTGCTAAGTCCTAAAAATTTTCTTCTATCTAGCATATTTTTCTCCTTTAAAAACTGCTGTGGAAACTAATGAAAAATGTCCTGCCAGGGGCATGAACGACTACTGGATCAAGTGCTGCCACGTGATCACCGCTGATAAATTCCGCATAATCTTTATCAAATAAATTTGCTACGCCAAATCTTATGCCAACTTTATTTTTAAACTCTACGCCGCCATAAAGATCAAGCAAACCAAATCCTTTTGCAGCTTCTTTTTTGTCGATACCTAGGCCATTTTGCTTGCTGAAATCGCCTCTAGTTTGCTTTGAAACTAGCCTTAGCGCAGTGCCAAGGTTGTAGCTACCAAAGCTTGCATAGTCTTTGTAGTCAAATGCAAAATTTGCCTCAAAAGGTCTTATTTGATAAAGCGGTCTGCCATCGGTTTTGTTTTGTCCGTAGTTGTAGTAAAGTGAGCTTTTTAAGCCAAAGTGCCTTGCAAAGCTATATTCTGAGTTTAAATTTACACTATAAAGCGTTGCATCAACGTTTCTTGAGATGACGGCATTTTTATTTAGCGGCATCGTAGCTTTTGAGTGGCGTCTATCAAAAATGATCAAATTTTTAACGCTATCAGCGATGAAATGTCCTCCAAAGCTAAATGCATCTTTGTTTTGTAAAGAGTTTAGGTATTCTTTGTAAAACTGGCTGCCAAATTTAAAGCCAAGAACTGCTCTATTGTGCCTTTCTGGCTCTAAATTCGGATTTGCTATCCAGCCATTATCGCCTGCACCATAAAGTGCATTAAAACGCTCCATATTACTTGGCAAGCGAGATAAGCTCTCAAGTTTTGCAAAATAGCTATCCTTGTCGTTTGGTGTAAATTTATATTTTAAACTTGCGCTAAAAGCGTCTTTTTTGATCTTGTCACTTACGTCCTCACCGTAAATTTGACGAACTAATTTGCGAGTGGTATTAGGTGCGATCGGATTTGGTGCAAAAAATTTAGTGTCGATGCCATTTAATTTACTTCTTTGCTCTTCATATTTTAAGGCAAGAGAAGCTTCATTTGCTTCATTAAATTTATAAGCGAGTGTGTCAAAGAGCATAAATTTATCATTTCTAACATCAGCAAATCTGTATCCGTTAAAGACCCAGTTGTTGCCTTGCTTCATGTATCTTTTGCCGTCATGTTTATCTTTTTCAAAGCCAGTGCCTATTTGATTGTGAAAGCTTGCAAAGTCAGCGTCATACTTTAAATTTGCCTCAAATATATTTCTCTTTAAATCCACTTTCACATTTGGAGTGGCATCTCTTAGATGAAAATTATCAGCTTTTCGCTCAACCTTTTTTACAGCAAGCTCAAGATTTAGTGTGTTTGATAGATCTTCTTCACCCAAGCGAATATTTAGCTTGCCGACTTTTCTGGTTGTTTTAAAAGCATCCATTGCATGCTCTGGTTGCTTATCTTTATCGATATTGTCCCTTAAAAAAGTAAGCCTAAGCTCGCTAAGCTCATTTGGTACGAAACCTAAGATAGCGCTTTGACCTTGTCTGTTGTAGCCATAGTCCCATCTTTTGCCACTGCCATCTTTGTAGTTATTTGCTTTGGTGAAATTTGCGTTTAAAATGGTATAAAAATTTGCGCCGCGATATTTAAAAAGCGATGAGTTGTAAAAGCTTTTGCCATACATTCCAGCTGAAATATGAAACATATCAGCTGAGCTGTCAAGCAAATTCGTAACAAATGGGTATTCACTTCTTTGAGTGCGGTCAAATTGATTTTCTACAAAGGCGCTTTGTGCAACATTTGGTGTGATGACTGGTGGCGGTGCAAATTCTCTAATAGGCTTTATAATGTCTAAATTTGCTTCATTTGCTAAAAGCAGCGATGAAAAAACTGCCAGGCTTAAAATGGGCCTCATAAAAACTCCTTTTAAAATATAATTATGATTTTTTTTATCATAATTCTAATACTAAATTTATTTATAAGAGTTGATATAAATCATTATTTTAAAAATAAAATAAAATTTTAATTTTTAAAAACCATAGAAAATGGAGGAATATTAAATTATTTATTTTTTACAAGGCTGCCAAAAAATATAAAGTTTTAAGTAGTAAAATAGGGCATGAACAAACTAGGCTTTAAATTTACTAAGCCTATCTCTTAGCTCTTTTGAGATGGTAAATTTTGAAAGTTCGTATTTGTCAAAAATAATGATCATGTCATCACCAATAGGCTGTACTAGGCCAAAACAAGCATCTCTATCAAGACGATTTTTTCTAAATTTTACGCTTAAAGTTTCCACTTTTTTCTTATCGCCAAAGCTCCTAATGGCTATCTCATCAATATCTTTAAAGTAAAATTTGATGTTTTTTGATCCTTTTGTGATGATAAATCCATCATCATTAATACGCAAAAAGTTGTTTTGTAAAATTTTTCTGATACAAAAAAATGCCGAGAGAGCACCGACAATGATACCAAGAAGAGATGGCGTGCCAAGAGCTAAATAAAAGTAGCCAAAAATGCTAAATATAAATAGCCCAACGCCAAACGCCAATGTTAAAAATAGATCTTTTTTACTCTCTTTTGTTATCACCATATCTCCTTACTAAGCTAAAATCCCAGCACCATTTATCGCTTGGCTGCGTTCTTTTGCATAAATTCTCTCGCCATTTATCACGTCGTATTTCCAGATCGGTGCATTGGCCTTAAAGTCCTCGACAAATTCGTTTATAAGCCTTAGTGCGACCTTTCTTTGAGGGCTCACAATGCCTGCTACATATGAGCTCGTATGCACTGCCACATCGCCTTTTGAGTGAGCAAAGAGCACGTAGGCATTTTCTTTTTTGGCTCTCTCTTCCCAAGCTTCGAGCCATTTTTTAAGTATTGGCTCATAGATGTCAAAGCTAAGTGCCGAAATGCCACCTTCTTCTCTTACAATTCCAACAAAAGTGATGAGCGCGCCGCAGTTTTTATCCTTAAACCTATCATACCACTCGTTTGTGATTCTTTGGACATCCAAGCTTCCGTTATAAATTTGCATCTTAACCCCCACAAACTGGCGGTAAGATAGAAATTTTATCGCCTGATTTAAGGGTAAAATTTATATCACTTACGATCTCATCGTTTACGGCGACTGCACAAATATTTAGCCATTTTTTTAGCTCCTCTTTATCGCTTAAAGCCGCTTTTACCTCGCCTAAATTTTTTGCTTCTATTTTTATACTCTCAAGCCCGATAGGCCCAAGAAATTCGATCTCTATCACATTTTATCCTTTGAAATTTTTGGTGATTTTACTTAAAAATAAATTTAGATATACTTATTTGAAAATTTAAAAAGTGAGAGAAAATGAAGGAAAATTTAAAGAAAATAAAAACCCCAGCCTATGTCTGCGAAGAGGCAAAAGTACGTAAAAATTTGGAGCTTTTAAAATACGTCAAAGAACAAAGCGGAGCCAAAATTTTAGTAGCACTTAAGGGCTTTGCATTTAGTGGAGTGATGGATATGGTGGGCTCTTATCTTGATGGCGCGACTTGTAGTGGGCTTCATGAGGCAAAATTTGCAAACGAATACGTAAAAGGCGAGATTCATACTTATAGTCCAGCCTTTAAGGATGAGGATTTTGATGAAATTTTAAAAATTTCGAAACACATCACATTTAACTCTTTTGCACAGTGGCAAAAATTCAAGGGTATTGCCCTGCAAAATGGCATAATCTGCGGCCTACGCGTAAATCCAGAGGTCTCGCTAGCCCCAACTGACAGCTATAATCCATGCGGTAAATTTAGCAGGCTTGGCATTACAAGGGTAAATTTTAAGCCTGAGCTTCTTGATGGTATTAGTGGGCTTCATTTTCACGCACTTTGCGAGGAGAGTGCGAGCAGCTTGCAGATCGTACTGGAAGCGTTTGAAGAGAAATTTGGCGAGTTTATCCCAAAGATGAAGTGGATAAATATGGGCGGCGGTCACCACATCACGAGGGCTGATTACGACGTTGAGCTACTTATAAATATCATTAGGCGCTTTCGCAAAAAATACGGCGTAGAGGTATATCTGGAGCCTGGTGAGGCTGTGGGCTGGCAGACTGGCTTTTTGATAAGCAGCGTGCTTGACATCGTGCATAACGAAAAAGACATAGCCATCCTTGACACCTCGGCCGAAGCACACATGCCTGATACTGTGCTCATGCCTTACCGCCCAGCTGTTAGATGTGAGAGTAAAAATGGTAAATTTGCTTATAGATTTGGCGGCAATACCTGCCTAGCAGGTGATATAGTAGGGCTTGAAGCGGGCGATGCGGAGTATAAATTTGATAGCGAGCTAAAAATTGGCGACCGAGTCATCTTTGAAGATCAAATTCACTACACTATCGTGAAAAACACGACATTTAACGGCATAAAACTGCCTGATCTTCTACTTCTAAAAGAAAATGGCGAGATCAAGATGATTAGAGAGCTAGGCTACGAAGAGTATAGGCGTAGAAACTAGAATTTTGCTTTTTGAAGGTAAATTTGGCTTTTTAAATTTAGGTCAAATTTATCTACCTTGCCAATTTTGCCAAAATGCATTTGAACTGCCGCCTAAATTTCAGCCCTAAACATTTTGGATTTGTCTTTAATATAAAATATAAAAAGATGGAATAAATTTAGTTTCTACAAATTTATCTTGGTGGCATTTTTGGTAAAGATATTTTTATTTTAAAATTTAAACTTACTAAATTTGGATTTGGCGAATTTGTATTTAGACTGCAAGCTGCAAATTGATTTAAATTTATTCTCTACAAATTTTATCTTGACGCTTCTTGCTAAAGATATTTTGCTTGCTATCTTTTTAAATTTAAAATCGAAATTTGATCGCTAAATTTAGTAATTTTCTGACTTTATCTAGAATTTTAAAATTTAATACCCATAAATTTTGGCAAATTTATCTATCTTTGAGCTTTTTTGCCAGTTGTATTCGGTTTCGGTTGCGATATTTTGGGCTAGCTCCTTGCCAAAATGATCGCCGATAAAGCCAAGCACCATATCCATGCCAGCAGCGACGCCTGAAGCTGTGTAAAACTTACCTGCTCTCACCCACCTAGCGCGCTCTTGCCATTTTACAGCCTTGCCGCAACTTTTTACCCACTCAAGCGATCTTTTGTTTGAGGTAGCCTTAAGGCTGTCAAGCTCTCCAGTGCGAGCGATGAGAGCCGAGCCAGTGCATACACTTAGGCAAATTTGAGATGCCAAAACGCACTCTTTAAGCTTTAAGATAAACTCACTATCATTTACAAGCGCCCTTGTGCCCTGACCTCCAGGGAGTAGCAAAACGCTCTCTTTTGGCATCTTGCTAAGCTTTTTTGTTTTTATAAAAAAGCCTTGCTTGCTTCTTTTCATCCCACCATCAAACGAGACGTAGCTTATCTTCATCCCAGGCACCCTTGCTAAAAACTCTACCGGCCCCATAAGATCAAGCGTCTCGTAGTCATCAAAGATAAGAGCGTAAATGTCCATTGCTTCGCCTTTTATTAGAGATCTAAAATGCTTTTGATATTTTAATTCAATTTTTAGAAAATATAAATTTAAAAAGGTATTTTGAGTTAAAAAGCTAAATTTATAAAGCA
This window harbors:
- a CDS encoding ABC transporter permease, which gives rise to MILIDGIKKDRSSFLKIIDYFWGGFSGFAVVFLILAIWQVGSEFSSPLLLPPPKDVFLKACEILKDYKNSEINITLCRSLIGVCSATFFGIFLGLIAGSFKSFAAFLKPVITLLLSMPPIIWIVLAIFWFGFGNFSTVFTIFITVLPLTFASSAVAMSSVDEELKEMFDAYNLGILKKIRHLYIPHLTSYIISSISVAVAMGVKIVIMAELLGANNGMGAKIANARAMLETTEVMAYVLLSITLIMLFEYLIIEPLKIALMPWRR
- a CDS encoding ABC transporter ATP-binding protein, producing MLELKNVEYEILRDKVVRNFSLNVKGGEVVTLFGPSGCGKTTILRLISGLNEPRKGKIFNSFKKTTYFFQENRLLTWKNALENVLLVMDKPDINAVLELFKKVGLSQKDTLKYPSELSGGMRQRVAFVRAVVTKPDLLLMDEPFSGLDYDMKEILIEIIGQRVSEGMSVVLVTHDRMEAVKMSNRIYFLSSKGAVIQRELEIDKDFKERDFTFISKMIDENFKGQIYYD
- a CDS encoding TonB-dependent receptor domain-containing protein; protein product: MRPILSLAVFSSLLLANEANLDIIKPIREFAPPPVITPNVAQSAFVENQFDRTQRSEYPFVTNLLDSSADMFHISAGMYGKSFYNSSLFKYRGANFYTILNANFTKANNYKDGSGKRWDYGYNRQGQSAILGFVPNELSELRLTFLRDNIDKDKQPEHAMDAFKTTRKVGKLNIRLGEEDLSNTLNLELAVKKVERKADNFHLRDATPNVKVDLKRNIFEANLKYDADFASFHNQIGTGFEKDKHDGKRYMKQGNNWVFNGYRFADVRNDKFMLFDTLAYKFNEANEASLALKYEEQRSKLNGIDTKFFAPNPIAPNTTRKLVRQIYGEDVSDKIKKDAFSASLKYKFTPNDKDSYFAKLESLSRLPSNMERFNALYGAGDNGWIANPNLEPERHNRAVLGFKFGSQFYKEYLNSLQNKDAFSFGGHFIADSVKNLIIFDRRHSKATMPLNKNAVISRNVDATLYSVNLNSEYSFARHFGLKSSLYYNYGQNKTDGRPLYQIRPFEANFAFDYKDYASFGSYNLGTALRLVSKQTRGDFSKQNGLGIDKKEAAKGFGLLDLYGGVEFKNKVGIRFGVANLFDKDYAEFISGDHVAALDPVVVHAPGRTFFISFHSSF
- a CDS encoding DJ-1/PfpI family protein; the encoded protein is MDIYALIFDDYETLDLMGPVEFLARVPGMKISYVSFDGGMKRSKQGFFIKTKKLSKMPKESVLLLPGGQGTRALVNDSEFILKLKECVLASQICLSVCTGSALIARTGELDSLKATSNKRSLEWVKSCGKAVKWQERARWVRAGKFYTASGVAAGMDMVLGFIGDHFGKELAQNIATETEYNWQKSSKIDKFAKIYGY
- the nspC gene encoding carboxynorspermidine decarboxylase; protein product: MKENLKKIKTPAYVCEEAKVRKNLELLKYVKEQSGAKILVALKGFAFSGVMDMVGSYLDGATCSGLHEAKFANEYVKGEIHTYSPAFKDEDFDEILKISKHITFNSFAQWQKFKGIALQNGIICGLRVNPEVSLAPTDSYNPCGKFSRLGITRVNFKPELLDGISGLHFHALCEESASSLQIVLEAFEEKFGEFIPKMKWINMGGGHHITRADYDVELLINIIRRFRKKYGVEVYLEPGEAVGWQTGFLISSVLDIVHNEKDIAILDTSAEAHMPDTVLMPYRPAVRCESKNGKFAYRFGGNTCLAGDIVGLEAGDAEYKFDSELKIGDRVIFEDQIHYTIVKNTTFNGIKLPDLLLLKENGEIKMIRELGYEEYRRRN
- a CDS encoding ABC transporter substrate-binding protein gives rise to the protein MLDRRKFLGLSTALGVSAFAPNLFAKESFTMWGAPAIPSVIMAVAALQGELNKTYDVSLNIWKTPDQLRAGVASGDIKVTMSPSNVAANLRNQGLDFAMLNLLTLGVMNAMVKDEKIKNLEDFVGKKLVMPFRGDMPDLVLRALCKKRGIDVSKIDITYTATPPEALLLFLQKDFDVLIVPQPLGEATILRGKKAGVSVHYSVDFPKIWGESFGTKPIIPMAGIIVERGFYEKNLSLFDTLHSDLKNALSWILENKQSAAKIGSSYLPAPEVALANAFDKANLTVTKANELQNEIMAFFEEIYQFNPKFLGGKMPDKGLFL
- a CDS encoding MoaD/ThiS family protein — translated: MIEIEFLGPIGLESIKIEAKNLGEVKAALSDKEELKKWLNICAVAVNDEIVSDINFTLKSGDKISILPPVCGG
- a CDS encoding molybdopterin synthase catalytic subunit, producing the protein MQIYNGSLDVQRITNEWYDRFKDKNCGALITFVGIVREEGGISALSFDIYEPILKKWLEAWEERAKKENAYVLFAHSKGDVAVHTSSYVAGIVSPQRKVALRLINEFVEDFKANAPIWKYDVINGERIYAKERSQAINGAGILA